A genomic region of Candidatus Neomarinimicrobiota bacterium contains the following coding sequences:
- the eno gene encoding phosphopyruvate hydratase produces the protein MSGLIISHIFGREVLDSRGNPTVEVDVQLQDGTLGRAIVPSGASTGEHEAVELRDNDQNRFLGKGVQTAVNNVNTTIAEKLVGMDATNQTEIDQAMIDLDGTTNKSRLGANAILGVSMATARAAAQAKGVPLYTSLGGNNATTLPIPMMNILNGGSHADNNVDIQEFMVFPIGADSFSAALQMGVETFHHLKSVLKKKGLNTAVGDEGGFAPNLRSNAEAVEVILEAIEKTPYTLGKEIFLALDVAASEIYRDGLYNLESENKQYSSEEMVNYLKLLSDQYPIISIEDGLDENDWKGWQLLTKEIGDNVQIVGDDLTVTNITRLQRAIDENAMNAILIKLNQIGSVTETIQAIELAKSKNYGAVISHRSGETEDVTIADFSVAMGMGQIKTGSASRTDRIAKYNQLLRIEELLGSKAKFPGMEVLGHS, from the coding sequence ATGTCAGGGTTAATAATTTCACATATTTTCGGGCGAGAAGTGCTCGATTCAAGGGGAAATCCAACTGTAGAAGTAGACGTACAATTACAAGACGGTACTCTGGGAAGAGCTATTGTTCCTTCCGGCGCATCAACGGGCGAACACGAAGCAGTAGAATTAAGAGATAACGATCAAAATCGTTTTTTGGGCAAGGGCGTACAGACCGCTGTAAATAATGTTAATACAACGATTGCCGAAAAACTGGTAGGAATGGATGCAACCAATCAGACAGAAATCGATCAAGCTATGATTGATTTAGATGGCACTACAAATAAAAGTCGCTTAGGCGCGAATGCAATTTTAGGTGTCTCAATGGCAACGGCCAGAGCAGCGGCGCAAGCCAAAGGTGTTCCCCTTTATACTTCGCTCGGGGGAAACAATGCAACTACACTGCCCATCCCTATGATGAATATTCTAAATGGGGGCAGCCATGCAGACAACAATGTAGATATCCAGGAATTCATGGTTTTCCCTATCGGGGCAGATTCTTTTTCTGCTGCACTTCAGATGGGCGTTGAAACATTTCATCATTTGAAATCAGTACTTAAGAAAAAAGGGCTAAACACTGCTGTTGGCGACGAGGGCGGCTTTGCTCCTAATTTGCGATCCAATGCGGAGGCGGTAGAAGTTATCCTGGAAGCAATAGAAAAAACACCTTATACTTTAGGTAAAGAAATATTTCTGGCATTAGATGTGGCTGCCAGTGAAATTTACCGAGATGGATTATATAATCTCGAATCGGAAAACAAACAATATTCCTCAGAAGAAATGGTGAATTACTTAAAGTTACTCTCGGATCAATATCCCATTATTTCTATCGAAGATGGCTTAGATGAGAATGACTGGAAGGGGTGGCAATTGTTAACTAAGGAGATTGGAGATAATGTGCAAATTGTGGGCGATGACCTGACGGTAACAAATATTACACGCCTCCAGCGGGCCATTGATGAAAATGCCATGAATGCGATTTTAATTAAATTGAATCAGATTGGATCAGTGACCGAAACTATCCAGGCAATTGAGCTCGCCAAATCAAAAAATTATGGCGCCGTCATTTCCCACCGTTCAGGCGAAACAGAAGATGTGACCATCGCAGATTTTTCAGTGGCAATGGGTATGGGCCAAATCAAAACTGGTTCCGCCTCTAGAACAGACCGAATTGCCAAATACAATCAATTACTCCGCATTGAAGAATTACTTGGATCTAAAGCTAAATTCCCCGGAATGGAGGTATTAGGTCATTCATGA
- a CDS encoding rhomboid family intramembrane serine protease: MRYQFQSEQGNLSFKPQYFTEAIKILIAINTVVFFLRLVTQSQFALAQIFGLSASSVWPMIWQPVTYMFIHGDFFHIFMNMFVLWMFGSELESIWGRRGLLKYYFTTGIGSGLVWLLFNIGNPYTVLIGASGAIYGILLAYGLMFPNRKILIYFLFPVKVKYFVIFLGAMAFVSSMGRSGSNISHLTHLSGMVIGYIYLKSPWEWPKIRLMINSKFAELRHKKDEQKEMRKMNMQQTVDRLLDKINKFGYDGLTEDEKDELFIHSRHLGKDREKD, encoded by the coding sequence ATGCGTTACCAATTTCAATCTGAACAGGGCAATCTTTCCTTTAAGCCCCAGTATTTTACTGAAGCGATTAAAATATTAATTGCCATAAATACTGTTGTGTTTTTCCTCCGTTTAGTAACACAAAGCCAGTTTGCATTGGCGCAGATTTTTGGTCTTTCAGCAAGTTCAGTTTGGCCCATGATTTGGCAGCCCGTGACATACATGTTTATCCATGGCGATTTCTTTCACATTTTTATGAATATGTTCGTTCTCTGGATGTTTGGATCAGAACTGGAATCTATTTGGGGTCGCCGGGGATTGTTAAAGTATTATTTTACCACTGGCATTGGCTCTGGACTTGTTTGGCTGCTATTTAATATTGGGAATCCATATACTGTATTGATAGGGGCAAGCGGGGCAATCTACGGGATACTTTTAGCCTATGGCCTCATGTTTCCCAATCGTAAAATTCTGATCTATTTTTTGTTCCCCGTCAAAGTTAAATATTTTGTAATCTTTTTAGGCGCCATGGCTTTTGTGTCATCTATGGGTAGGTCTGGTTCTAATATCAGTCATTTGACCCATTTATCCGGGATGGTGATTGGTTATATTTACCTGAAATCACCTTGGGAATGGCCAAAAATACGCCTGATGATAAATTCAAAATTTGCGGAATTGAGGCATAAAAAGGATGAGCAAAAAGAGATGCGAAAAATGAATATGCAGCAAACTGTTGATCGACTTTTGGATAAGATCAATAAGTTCGGATATGACGGTCTTACCGAAGATGAAAAAGATGAATTATTTATTCACAGCCGTCATTTAGGAAAAGATAGAGAAAAAGATTAG
- a CDS encoding septum formation initiator family protein → MSPKSKSNRIKRNRSSGTSSVDVQKRVIRAILLIGAVALLIIFFFGDHGLYQLYNLKKERAETQEKINALREERITLEGEKTKLQTDYKYIEELAREKYRMAKKGEKVFKVIEKKREN, encoded by the coding sequence ATGAGTCCAAAGAGCAAATCAAATCGAATTAAAAGGAACCGTTCATCAGGGACGTCATCTGTTGATGTGCAAAAACGGGTGATTCGTGCAATTCTTCTTATAGGGGCAGTAGCCCTCCTAATCATTTTCTTTTTTGGGGACCATGGCCTTTACCAACTCTACAACTTGAAAAAAGAACGAGCTGAGACACAGGAAAAGATTAATGCGCTAAGAGAAGAAAGAATCACATTAGAGGGTGAAAAAACAAAGCTCCAGACTGATTATAAATACATTGAGGAATTAGCCAGGGAAAAATACCGCATGGCAAAAAAAGGTGAAAAAGTTTTTAAGGTAATAGAGAAAAAGAGAGAGAACTAA